A stretch of DNA from Synergistaceae bacterium:
GTTGACGGCAAAATCTCAAAGGTACATCAGGAGACATTAATCGTCAGAGATTTGACGGTCGGCCAAAACGTAACACTCGGCCATGAACCTACAAAGGGATTCTTTATCGACTACGCGAAAATGCACCGTGATGTGAACGCGATACTGACGGAATTACACTGCAACTTCAGAAGCGAGGAATTAGCCGACAAATTAACGTCCGGCCAAATGCAGATGATGGCGATTGCGAGGGCGTTATATCACAAGTCAAACATAATTTCTCTTGACGAGCCTACAGCGTCATTGTCGATTCGTGAGACTGAAGCACTTTTTGACGTAATCAAGCAGCTAAAATCTCAGGGAGTAACAATCCTCTACGTTTCACACAGGCTTGAAGAGATATTCAGGATTTGCGACAAGGCCGTTATCATGAGAGACGGAGAATATATCACGACTCTTGAGGTCGCAAAGACAACCCGCGATGAATTGATACATGCGATGGTCGGGCGTGCGGTGAGTGCTGTTGCGTCGCGTAATGTTCCCTGCATGGCAAGTGATGAAGTTGTGCTGAAGGCTGAGAATCTCACAGGGCCGACGGGATTCAAGGATGTATCATTCGAGCTTCACAAGGGGGAAATTCTCGGCTTCTTTGGGCTTGTCGGCGCGGGACGTACTGAAACAATGCGGGCGATTTTCGGGGCTGACATGATTACGGGCGGAAAAGTCTACATGAAGGGCAAGCGCATTCCTACAGGCTCGTGGAACACGTCAAAGGCTCTGAAGGCAGGTATCGGACTCATTCCTGAAGACAGAAAGACTCAGGGCTTCATGAAACTCTCAAGCAACACACAGAATATTTCAATCTCAAGCCTTGAGGATTACGCAAACGCATTCGGATTCCTCAGCGATGACAAAAAGCTGAAGAACGCCGAGCACTTTTTCAAGGAGCTAGAGATTCACCCGAACAAGCCCGACTATCTCACGCTGAACATGTCAGGCGGGAATCAGCAGAAAGTAATTCTTGCGCGGTGGATGAGTACGAAAGTCGACATAATAATATTCGATGAGCCGACAAAGGGAGTCGACGTAGGAGCAAAGGCCGAAATTTATCGCCTCATGGAAGAAATGATACAGAACGGAAAAAGTATCATCGTCATATCATCGGAGCTTCCTGAAGTAATGGGACTCAGCGACAGGATAATTGTCATGGGTGAGGGAAAAGTGAACGCGGTCTTGAACCGAGGGGAATACGGAACAAGTGATCAGATGCTTGACTATGCTATAGGAGGATAACGACAGGTGAAAAACTTTGTGAACAAATACAAACGCGAGCTTGTAGTTCTGCTTGCGACATTCGGAATGGGATTAATCTTCACGGTAATGAACCCTAACTTTATGCGGGTCAGCAACATCATTACGATACTTCAGCAGATGGTGTTGAACGGAGTATTAGCCGCGGGGATAATGTTTGCGATAATCACGGGCGGTATTGACCTGTCTATAGGCTGTACGTTCGCGATTACTGGAATCGTTACGGCCTCGATGGCGGTGAAGGGGATTAATCCGTGGATCGCGATTCTTGCGGGGCTTGCGGTCGGCGCGGTTCTCGGTGCGTTCAACGGCTTTCTTGTTACAGGTCTCAAGCTACAGCCGTTTATAGCGACTCTCGGCACAATGTCATTATATCGCGGTATTGCTTACGTAATCACAGGAGGAATGCCCGTAACAGGAGTCCCGTCAGTGTATCGCGACATCTTCAACGGCAGGATGTTCGGTAATGTCCGCTGGTATATCCTCGTAATGATAATCATATTCATTCTCATTCACATAATGCTCTCACGGACTCGCACGGGCGATTACCTTTACGCTGTGGGCGACAATGAAGAGGCCGCGAAATTATCGGGCGTTAATGTCGTGAAAGTGAAGTATGTCGCGTATATCGTCTGCGGAATCTGCTCGGCTGCTGCGGGGTTAATCATGCTTGCGAGTCTGGGAAGCGCGGAGTCAACAGCGGGACTCGGCTATGAGACTAACGCAATTGCGGCGGCGGCTATCGGCGGGACTCGTATGGCGGGCGGACGCGGTACGGCATTCGGGACGTTTGTCGGAGCGTTAATGCTCGCGGTTCTCCGTGTCGGAATGGTAGTCATTAATGTTGACTCATTCTGGCAGTATGTCGTTACGGGTATCATCATCATAGTAGCGTCATATTTCGAGTTCATTCAGCAGGACATCGCTAACTTCCTCGCGAGAAGAAGAGCCGCGAAATAATGAAGAGAGTCATAGCTTTAGTATTAGCGTCATTGCTTGTTACGGGCGTTTGTTTCGGTGCTGAAAATGAAATGATTCTCGGACACCTTACGAAACTTGGAGTCGATGAGGAGACTCTTAACGCAAATCTTGCAGAGCCGTTTTTCTCTCTGACTCCGTTTTCCCGCTTCAAGTATTTCAACACTCTTTACGGAATGATTGCGGCGTTGATGAGCGGAAGAATAGCGGCTCTTGAGATTGACAAGAACACAGCTGATTACCTAATTTCACGGACGAAACGATATGCAGTATTCGGCCTTCCGAAAACATCGGTGTACAACGTGAAATTTTCGATGCTTCTCCGTGAGGAGGACGCGGAATTTTGCGAACGTATCTCATCAGCAATCAGGGACATTAAATCAGATGGCACACTTGCGGCCATAAAGAAGAAGTACATTGACGACTGCATAGCCGGAACAGACCCTGAAACCGTGAAGCCTGAACATTTTGACGGAGCTTTGACATTCAAAGTAGCGTTGACGGGAGATCATCCGCCGATGGATTACTTTGCTGATGCTGGCGACCCGATAGGCTTTAACACAGCATTAGTCTCTGAGATTGCGAAACGCCTCAAAATGAACGCAGTATTTATTTCTGTACACAGCGGAGCGCGCGCGATCTGCCTTGAGTCAAAGGCTTGCGATGTAGTTTTATGGACAGAGGAAGGAGACTACAAAGACCGTGAGGGCTGGGAACTGGATGACAGACCCGAACATACGCTAGCAACAGAGTCTTACTTGGACAGCACGCTGACTTACGTAACAATGTCAGACTCACCGCTGCTGAAGAAGTTAGCATAACGATCAACATTTATCCCCCTTCGGCGCGAGGGGGGTTTTTTGTGGAGAATGGAGAGCGAACAAATGATAGTAGTAGCAGGAAGCATGAATTATGACATTATCCTGAAGGTTAAGAGAATGCCTCGTGAGGGCGAAACAATGACGTGCGAGTCAGCGTCAACATCTGCGGGCGGGAAAGGCGCGAATCAGGCTGTGCAGTCGGCAAAACTCGGAGTCAAAACGTTCATGATCGGCGCGGTAGGTAATGACAACATGGGAGAATTTCTGCTTTCTGAAGCTGTGAAATACGGCCTCGATGTCTCACACGTGAAAAAGTCTTCAGTGTCGAGCGGTATGGGATGTGTTCACGCATTGGAGGACGGGAGAGTCTTTGCGACAATCAACAGAGGCGCGAATTACGACATTAACGCGAAAGATATTGACATGGCCGATGAATTATTCCGTCAGTCAAAAATATTAATCCTGCAGAATGAAATCCCGCATGAAGTAAACATTTACGCCGCGAAAAAAGCAAAAGATTCCGGCCTCAAAGTTTTGTACAACGCCGCTCCGTCATTCACAGACCGCCGGGAAGTTCTGCCCCTCTCAGATGTCGTAATCGTGAATGAAGTTGAAGCCTCTGAATATTTAGGCGTGAAAATTTCTTCCGTTGATGATGCTGTTCGTGAGGGACTCAAAGTTTCAGCGTCAATGAAAAATACGTGGGTTATCACTATGGGCGGCCAGGGTTCTGTGATATGCTCTGAGGGAAAATCGGAAACCGTGAGGCCGTACAAAGTTGACGCAATAGAAACGACAGGCGCAGGCGACTCGTATATCGGCGGACTCGGTTATGCACTGCTTCAGGGAATGGATATATTCACGGCGGCGAAATTCGCGACAAAGTGCAGTGCGGTTACAGTCTGCGGAATCGGTGCACAGTCATCAATGCCGACACTTTCACAGATTCACGAAAAATTCGGGGAGGAATAGTCATGCTCAACATTGCGTATGTAGGATTCGGAGTAAGCGTGAGGGAGTATCACATACCCTACGTAGAACACAGGAAGGATTGCAGGGTCAAGTACGTATTCAGGCGCGAGGAAGATATAGCGCAGTTCGCGGAATATGAGCCGTTTTACCCGGAAATAACATTCACGACAGACTTCAGCACGGTGCTGAATGACCCGGATGTTAATCTCGTTGTCGTGAGTGCGCCGGATAAATTTCACGTCTCATACGCTGAACAGATTCTCAACGCCGGAAAACATGCGCTCATTGAGAAACCTTTTGCACCCACAGCAGAGGAAGCCCGCAAAGTTTTCACGCTCGCAAAAGAGAAGGGGCTAATATGTATGCCGAATCAGAACAGGAGATTTGACGCAGATTTTCTTGCGCTGAAGGAAGTATTAGCCTCCGGGAAAATCGGTAAGCTCGTCAGGCTTGAGAGTCATTACGATTACTTCAAGACTAACGGATGGTATGACCATCTCGGAACGCTCTACAATCTCGGAGTTCACACAACCGACCAGATAATAAGCCTCTTGGGAATGCCCGACAGTGTTCGCTACGATGTGAGGAGCATACATCATCCGGGTGTCGGCGATGACTATTACGACATAGAATTATTCTACGGGAACGCGAAAGCCTCCGTGAACACGTCAATGTGCGTATTGATTGATTACCCGCGATTCACACTTCACGGCACAAACGGCAGCTTCACATTACCGCCCGTAATCCACAACTCCGGCAAAAAGAAAGTTATCGGCCGTCATGTTATCGACACATCACCCGCTCCCGAATCGCGCTGGGGGACTCTCGTCTACATGAAGGACGGCGAAAAAGTTACGGAGAAAATCCCGGTCGGCTGCGCTCACTATGAACGGATATATGACAGCCTGATTGACGCAATCGAAAACGGCGGGGAAAAATGCGTGAAAGATTCTGAGGTCGTGAAGGTGCTTGAGATATTAGAGTCAGCAACGGAGGTCGCAAAGTCATGGAAGCAATAAGGCTCGGCACAATAGGATCGGGCGTTATCGTTCATTCGGTTCTCGACAATGTAATGAAGACTGACGGGATTTCGCTTGAGGCTGTCTATTCCCGCACAAAGGACAAAGCCGAATCCCTCGCAAAAGTCTACAACGCTCCGAAAATTTACACGGACATTAACGCGCTGTTGAGTGATGAGAGAGTCAACACGATATACATTGCGACACCGAATCTATTGCACTATGAGCAGGCAAAAATTTCACTCATGGCCGGGAAAAATGTCATCTGCGAGAAGCCTTTTACGACAAAATTCACACACGCTCAGGAGCTTTTCACCCTCGCAAAGTCAAAAGGACTCTTCATCTTTGAGGCTGCTCCGACAATTTACCTTCCGAACTTCCGTCTATTGCGCGAAAAATTGAGTCTCATAGGCCGTATACGTCTCGTAATGTCGAACTACAGCCAGTACTCAAGCCGATATGATTTAGTGCTGAAAGGTGAACGCCCGAATATCTTTAACCCCGAATTTGCCGGCGGGTGTCTCATGGATATAAATTTCTACAACGTATTACTGAACACGGCATTGTTCGGACGGCCTGAGAGCGCGAAATATTACCCGAATATTTACCCGGGACTCGCGGACACTTCCGGGGTATTTGTGATGAGATATGACGGATTCGTTTCGACGAACGCGGGCGCAAAGGACACATTCGGGCTCAATCACTTCACGATTGAGGGGGAAAAGGGATTTATCTATGTCGATGAGCCGAACGGGTTAAAGAGCGTCAGAGTCGTAACAAAAACTTCTGACGAGACATTCAATCTTCAGCCAGTCCCGGACAGATGGCACTACGAGATTGAAGAGATTGCGCGCTTAATGCTGAGTGATGATTACGAGTCTGCATATTCATTCATGGGCGTAACACTCGACAACGTAGCAACGATTGAGACTGCCCGCAAGAATGCAGGAATAATTTTCCCCGGCGATGAATAAGATAATCGGAATCGACATAGGCGGGACGAATTTCCGAATCGGTTTTGCTGACGACTCCGGGAATGTTCGAGATTTCCGCAAACAGCCAGTGAAGAGCATACTGAAATCAGATGATGTACTGAGAGATGTTGCGGACTTCATAGAGAGTTACGCGGGAGGCCGGGAATTTGACGCTGTTGCGGCCGGTTTCCCCGCGACTCTTAACCGTGAACGCACGAAAATTTTGCAGGCTCCGAATCTCAGCTACATGGAAAATCTGCCTGTCGTTGAATATCTTTCAGGCCGTCTGAATGTTCCTGTCTTTGCCGAGCATGATGTAACATTCGCGCTTTATTACGACATGAGGAAGTATGATGTACCTTCAGAGGGAATAACCTGCGGGATATATTTCGGGACAGGGATCGGGAACGCGATAATGATTGACGGAGTGCCGCTGCTGGGCCGTAACGGAGTCGCGGGTGAACTGGGACATATTCCCGTTTATGGGAGTGATGAGCCGTGCGGGTGCGGTCTGAAAGGGTGCATGGAGAATGTTGCGGGCGGGAAATATCTTGCGCGTATTCGGCGTGAATTGTGGCCTGAGTCTGACATCGCAGAAATTTTCACGGAACACGGAAATGATTCGGCTGTGCGTGAATTTGTCGCGATGATCGCGGCGTGTTCTGTAACGGAGATAAACATTCTTGATCCTGATTACGTGATAATAGGCGGGGGAGTCGTGAACATGAAGGGATTTCCGCG
This window harbors:
- a CDS encoding sugar ABC transporter ATP-binding protein, which codes for MSKAVEFVKINKHFPGAHVLKDISFSVEEGEVTALLGENGAGKSTILNILHGVYPEYEGDVLLHGKKVQFRNPNQAIVDGKISKVHQETLIVRDLTVGQNVTLGHEPTKGFFIDYAKMHRDVNAILTELHCNFRSEELADKLTSGQMQMMAIARALYHKSNIISLDEPTASLSIRETEALFDVIKQLKSQGVTILYVSHRLEEIFRICDKAVIMRDGEYITTLEVAKTTRDELIHAMVGRAVSAVASRNVPCMASDEVVLKAENLTGPTGFKDVSFELHKGEILGFFGLVGAGRTETMRAIFGADMITGGKVYMKGKRIPTGSWNTSKALKAGIGLIPEDRKTQGFMKLSSNTQNISISSLEDYANAFGFLSDDKKLKNAEHFFKELEIHPNKPDYLTLNMSGGNQQKVILARWMSTKVDIIIFDEPTKGVDVGAKAEIYRLMEEMIQNGKSIIVISSELPEVMGLSDRIIVMGEGKVNAVLNRGEYGTSDQMLDYAIGG
- a CDS encoding ABC transporter permease; translated protein: MKNFVNKYKRELVVLLATFGMGLIFTVMNPNFMRVSNIITILQQMVLNGVLAAGIMFAIITGGIDLSIGCTFAITGIVTASMAVKGINPWIAILAGLAVGAVLGAFNGFLVTGLKLQPFIATLGTMSLYRGIAYVITGGMPVTGVPSVYRDIFNGRMFGNVRWYILVMIIIFILIHIMLSRTRTGDYLYAVGDNEEAAKLSGVNVVKVKYVAYIVCGICSAAAGLIMLASLGSAESTAGLGYETNAIAAAAIGGTRMAGGRGTAFGTFVGALMLAVLRVGMVVINVDSFWQYVVTGIIIIVASYFEFIQQDIANFLARRRAAK
- a CDS encoding transporter substrate-binding domain-containing protein; translated protein: MKRVIALVLASLLVTGVCFGAENEMILGHLTKLGVDEETLNANLAEPFFSLTPFSRFKYFNTLYGMIAALMSGRIAALEIDKNTADYLISRTKRYAVFGLPKTSVYNVKFSMLLREEDAEFCERISSAIRDIKSDGTLAAIKKKYIDDCIAGTDPETVKPEHFDGALTFKVALTGDHPPMDYFADAGDPIGFNTALVSEIAKRLKMNAVFISVHSGARAICLESKACDVVLWTEEGDYKDREGWELDDRPEHTLATESYLDSTLTYVTMSDSPLLKKLA
- a CDS encoding ribokinase; amino-acid sequence: MESEQMIVVAGSMNYDIILKVKRMPREGETMTCESASTSAGGKGANQAVQSAKLGVKTFMIGAVGNDNMGEFLLSEAVKYGLDVSHVKKSSVSSGMGCVHALEDGRVFATINRGANYDINAKDIDMADELFRQSKILILQNEIPHEVNIYAAKKAKDSGLKVLYNAAPSFTDRREVLPLSDVVIVNEVEASEYLGVKISSVDDAVREGLKVSASMKNTWVITMGGQGSVICSEGKSETVRPYKVDAIETTGAGDSYIGGLGYALLQGMDIFTAAKFATKCSAVTVCGIGAQSSMPTLSQIHEKFGEE
- a CDS encoding Gfo/Idh/MocA family oxidoreductase → MLNIAYVGFGVSVREYHIPYVEHRKDCRVKYVFRREEDIAQFAEYEPFYPEITFTTDFSTVLNDPDVNLVVVSAPDKFHVSYAEQILNAGKHALIEKPFAPTAEEARKVFTLAKEKGLICMPNQNRRFDADFLALKEVLASGKIGKLVRLESHYDYFKTNGWYDHLGTLYNLGVHTTDQIISLLGMPDSVRYDVRSIHHPGVGDDYYDIELFYGNAKASVNTSMCVLIDYPRFTLHGTNGSFTLPPVIHNSGKKKVIGRHVIDTSPAPESRWGTLVYMKDGEKVTEKIPVGCAHYERIYDSLIDAIENGGEKCVKDSEVVKVLEILESATEVAKSWKQ
- a CDS encoding Gfo/Idh/MocA family oxidoreductase; amino-acid sequence: MEAIRLGTIGSGVIVHSVLDNVMKTDGISLEAVYSRTKDKAESLAKVYNAPKIYTDINALLSDERVNTIYIATPNLLHYEQAKISLMAGKNVICEKPFTTKFTHAQELFTLAKSKGLFIFEAAPTIYLPNFRLLREKLSLIGRIRLVMSNYSQYSSRYDLVLKGERPNIFNPEFAGGCLMDINFYNVLLNTALFGRPESAKYYPNIYPGLADTSGVFVMRYDGFVSTNAGAKDTFGLNHFTIEGEKGFIYVDEPNGLKSVRVVTKTSDETFNLQPVPDRWHYEIEEIARLMLSDDYESAYSFMGVTLDNVATIETARKNAGIIFPGDE
- the alsK gene encoding allose kinase, with the translated sequence MNKIIGIDIGGTNFRIGFADDSGNVRDFRKQPVKSILKSDDVLRDVADFIESYAGGREFDAVAAGFPATLNRERTKILQAPNLSYMENLPVVEYLSGRLNVPVFAEHDVTFALYYDMRKYDVPSEGITCGIYFGTGIGNAIMIDGVPLLGRNGVAGELGHIPVYGSDEPCGCGLKGCMENVAGGKYLARIRRELWPESDIAEIFTEHGNDSAVREFVAMIAACSVTEINILDPDYVIIGGGVVNMKGFPRETLHREIIAGTRKPYPAENLRIIYADDEPEKCVAGAGYYACDRMMADS